In Aureibaculum algae, the following are encoded in one genomic region:
- a CDS encoding RagB/SusD family nutrient uptake outer membrane protein, whose protein sequence is MKKIIFIFIGALLLSCSGDYLDQVPDDRLTFEETFSRRTTVEKYLANAYSQIPSEFAQRYTTSNNSGPWTGGSDEAEYVWGFHMGNFLNIGDWNATTQEVSNLWSNFYRGIRSASTLIANINQCQDCSPDIINQYTAEARVLRAYFYYNLMRSWGPIILMPNDPVSPDANLEELGLERNSIDEVVTYITNELDQAATALQNISFSGSNAGRMSRPFALVIKQKTLLFAASPLFNGNTDYANLKNLEGENLISQSLDVNKWRLAADAASAFISEYVPNTYSLYKEFNDNGSYNPYLSTRNVMTVDWNKEIIYALPEGGNSYHYDVSPYHLGAATEIRGAGGLSVTQEMVDSYFTSNGRSIDDPQSGYQESGFSDYKAPFDFTARSTYNQWTNREPRFYVGVTYNNSLYFNRLFGDIITTTWYGGNSGRQAGSNDYPPTGYIVRKNLPIGDRRNNSRSLPMFRLAEIYLDYAEALNEIEPGNADILKYLNLIRERAGIPQYGDIDLPAPSSQDALRIAIRKERRVELAFESVRYFDARRWKIAAEVFAGSTHGLDINARNENDFYNVVTFEERVFRQQDYLWPIPQDELNSNTSLIQNTGW, encoded by the coding sequence ATGAAAAAAATAATATTTATATTTATTGGAGCTTTGCTTTTATCATGTAGTGGAGATTATTTAGATCAAGTACCCGATGATAGACTTACATTTGAAGAAACATTTTCTAGAAGAACCACGGTAGAAAAATATTTAGCAAACGCTTATTCACAAATACCGAGTGAATTTGCACAACGTTATACAACCTCAAACAATTCAGGGCCTTGGACGGGTGGTTCGGATGAGGCCGAATATGTTTGGGGATTCCACATGGGTAATTTCTTAAATATTGGAGATTGGAATGCAACTACGCAAGAAGTAAGCAATTTATGGTCGAACTTTTACAGAGGCATACGATCTGCATCCACTTTAATAGCCAATATAAATCAATGTCAAGATTGTAGTCCAGACATTATAAATCAATATACAGCTGAGGCCAGAGTTTTACGTGCCTATTTCTACTATAATTTAATGAGAAGCTGGGGGCCTATAATTTTAATGCCAAACGATCCGGTTTCACCTGATGCCAATTTGGAAGAATTAGGTTTAGAACGTAATTCTATTGATGAAGTAGTTACATACATTACAAATGAACTGGACCAAGCTGCAACAGCGCTTCAAAACATATCGTTTTCCGGCAGTAATGCAGGAAGAATGAGCAGACCTTTTGCATTAGTTATAAAGCAAAAGACATTGCTTTTTGCTGCAAGTCCACTTTTTAATGGAAATACGGATTATGCCAATCTGAAAAATTTAGAAGGTGAAAATCTTATTTCGCAAAGTCTTGATGTAAATAAATGGAGACTCGCTGCAGATGCCGCTTCAGCATTTATAAGTGAGTACGTACCTAATACCTACTCATTGTATAAAGAATTTAATGATAACGGTTCTTATAACCCTTACTTATCTACTCGAAATGTAATGACCGTTGATTGGAATAAAGAAATCATTTATGCGTTACCTGAAGGCGGTAATTCATATCATTATGATGTTAGTCCTTATCACTTAGGAGCTGCTACCGAAATACGCGGTGCTGGTGGACTAAGTGTAACACAAGAAATGGTAGATTCTTATTTTACCTCTAACGGAAGATCAATAGATGATCCACAATCGGGATATCAAGAAAGTGGATTTTCAGACTATAAGGCTCCTTTTGATTTTACAGCAAGAAGCACCTATAATCAATGGACAAATAGAGAACCACGTTTTTATGTAGGAGTTACCTATAATAATAGTTTATATTTTAATCGTCTTTTCGGTGATATCATCACAACAACATGGTATGGAGGTAATTCTGGCAGACAGGCCGGATCAAATGACTATCCACCAACGGGTTACATAGTGCGTAAAAACTTACCTATTGGAGATAGAAGAAATAACAGTAGAAGCCTCCCAATGTTTCGTTTGGCAGAGATTTATTTAGATTATGCCGAAGCTTTAAATGAAATAGAACCCGGAAACGCCGATATTCTTAAATATTTGAATTTAATACGTGAACGAGCTGGCATACCCCAATATGGAGATATTGATTTACCTGCACCTAGCAGTCAAGATGCTCTGCGTATTGCTATTAGAAAAGAACGTAGGGTTGAGCTTGCTTTTGAAAGCGTACGTTATTTTGATGCTAGAAGATGGAAAATTGCAGCTGAAGTTTTCGCTGGTTCAACACATGGTTTAGATATAAATGCAAGAAATGAAAATGATTTTTACAACGTAGTAACATTTGAAGAAAGAGTTTTTAGACAGCAAGATTATCTATGGCCCATTCCCCAAGATGAATTGAATAGTAACACTTCCTTAATTCAAAATACAGGCTGGTAA
- a CDS encoding discoidin domain-containing protein: protein MKNYTIKLLMVLVCTASFLSSCTEDVLADLNGLPDSVVNNDPPGSPARGLTEDWNGHTESVTRQYFDTNVGIYFDSEVNRDIEWPITFFSDSWSYISTRYGKFGNSNTLYVIGHGEEGSSFYKTIFDQDAGAKSLIDFPITTESMTGNAIDLPVQLMSKVVENSANGVHLSPAAAVWQDKFAEIFTYDLYTELGMEDDASRVLTNFTANEADFPQAGTFWFRDWFLPIYNDYAQGVTLSNFFKILSQNYPIDGNDYAGSIDIGQMVHFFSGATGVDLQPLAETAFGWSDEFANQLLQAQAQFPDLEYPFEPASTIVDVTDNGVLIVSKDNDGGAGANEGSLKLVDGDDNTKFLTGGFPQEFYFQLNYTTATVVNKYTITSGNDAPNRDMKTWELLGSNDGINFDVLDTRTDQSWSGRNEVKEFNFDNSTAYTTYKINVLENNGSSLIQISEWRILRLELLNFDPIDVTGGATLTVSADHSNGANSNEGSLKLIDGDVNTKMFLGGWTSGWYVQQELTEEQIVTSYSITSGNDASDRDPKNWELSASIDGVNWTVIDTRTDINFAGRNETKEFLATNTIAYQFYRFTVMALKNGDNMQFSEWRLYIDN, encoded by the coding sequence ATGAAAAATTATACAATAAAATTACTGATGGTGTTAGTTTGTACTGCAAGTTTTTTAAGCTCTTGCACCGAAGATGTACTAGCAGACCTTAATGGTTTACCTGATTCTGTGGTAAACAATGACCCTCCTGGATCTCCTGCTAGAGGATTAACAGAAGATTGGAATGGACATACAGAAAGTGTTACAAGACAATATTTTGATACTAATGTTGGAATTTATTTTGATTCAGAAGTAAACAGAGATATCGAATGGCCAATAACTTTTTTTAGTGATTCATGGTCCTATATAAGTACTAGATATGGCAAGTTTGGAAATAGTAATACCCTATATGTAATTGGTCATGGAGAAGAAGGATCAAGTTTTTACAAAACTATTTTTGATCAAGACGCTGGAGCTAAAAGCCTTATTGATTTTCCCATTACTACTGAGTCAATGACTGGCAACGCTATTGATCTCCCAGTTCAATTAATGAGTAAAGTAGTTGAAAATTCGGCTAATGGTGTCCACTTATCGCCAGCAGCTGCTGTTTGGCAAGATAAATTTGCTGAGATTTTTACTTATGATCTATATACTGAATTAGGTATGGAAGATGATGCTTCAAGAGTTCTCACTAATTTTACTGCAAATGAAGCAGATTTTCCACAAGCGGGTACTTTCTGGTTTAGAGATTGGTTTTTACCAATTTATAATGACTATGCTCAGGGTGTAACCTTGAGTAACTTTTTTAAAATTTTATCACAAAATTACCCAATCGATGGAAATGATTATGCTGGAAGCATAGATATTGGACAAATGGTTCACTTTTTTAGTGGAGCTACTGGTGTAGACTTACAACCATTAGCAGAAACAGCTTTTGGATGGTCAGACGAATTTGCAAATCAATTATTACAAGCACAAGCACAGTTTCCTGATTTAGAATATCCGTTTGAACCGGCGTCAACAATTGTAGATGTTACGGATAATGGCGTTTTAATAGTAAGTAAAGATAATGATGGTGGTGCTGGTGCTAATGAAGGCTCTTTAAAGTTAGTAGATGGCGATGACAATACTAAATTTTTAACGGGAGGTTTCCCTCAAGAATTCTATTTTCAACTAAATTATACCACAGCAACCGTTGTAAATAAATATACTATTACTTCAGGTAACGATGCCCCAAATAGAGATATGAAAACATGGGAATTACTTGGTTCCAATGACGGTATTAATTTCGATGTTCTTGACACAAGAACAGACCAGAGTTGGTCAGGTAGAAACGAAGTAAAAGAATTTAATTTTGATAACTCAACGGCATATACCACCTATAAAATTAATGTACTTGAAAACAATGGAAGTAGCTTAATTCAAATTAGTGAATGGAGAATATTACGATTAGAACTACTAAATTTTGACCCAATTGATGTAACAGGGGGTGCAACATTAACGGTGAGTGCTGATCATTCAAATGGAGCTAATTCAAATGAAGGCTCATTAAAACTAATTGATGGTGATGTGAACACAAAAATGTTTCTTGGAGGGTGGACCTCCGGTTGGTACGTTCAGCAAGAATTGACAGAAGAACAAATAGTAACTTCTTATTCTATAACCTCGGGTAATGACGCATCGGATAGAGATCCTAAAAATTGGGAATTATCAGCCTCTATAGATGGGGTAAATTGGACGGTTATTGATACTAGAACTGATATAAATTTTGCAGGAAGAAATGAAACTAAAGAATTTTTAGCCACCAACACCATTGCATACCAATTCTATCGTTTTACAGTTATGGCTTTAAAGAATGGTGACAATATGCAGTTTAGCGAATGGCGACTCTATATTGATAATTAG
- a CDS encoding basic secretory family protein, translating to MLQPNNSQSKMKFIQKNALTVKVKRNLLFVCSCLVLTFNPNTTCAQSDLNSNTKTPRVSIINEDTSLSLSIIDGFENIIYKVYPKLVKDFNKNARMDISVKIDTAYDGVAYANNGRVTVSSKWLHKKPKDLDLMTHEIMHIIQSYPNGAGPGWLTEGIADFVRYKYGVDNESAKWSLTEFSKNQSYKNSYRITARFLVWISQNYDKKIVVKMDNKLRSNKYSPKLWEKYTGLSIDQLWDNYSKNPSLK from the coding sequence ATGTTGCAACCCAATAATAGTCAATCTAAAATGAAATTTATTCAAAAAAACGCTTTAACGGTAAAAGTAAAAAGAAATTTATTATTTGTATGTAGCTGTTTAGTATTAACCTTCAATCCTAATACTACTTGTGCTCAGAGCGATTTAAATTCAAATACTAAAACGCCAAGAGTTTCGATCATTAATGAAGACACTTCTTTATCTCTATCTATAATTGATGGATTTGAAAATATCATTTATAAAGTCTATCCGAAACTAGTCAAAGATTTTAATAAAAATGCGAGAATGGATATTTCCGTTAAAATTGATACTGCATATGATGGAGTTGCTTATGCAAATAACGGAAGAGTAACTGTAAGCTCTAAATGGCTTCATAAAAAACCTAAAGATTTAGATTTAATGACGCATGAAATTATGCATATAATACAATCTTATCCTAATGGTGCAGGCCCTGGCTGGTTAACTGAAGGTATCGCTGATTTTGTAAGATATAAATATGGCGTTGATAATGAAAGTGCAAAATGGTCTTTAACGGAGTTTTCAAAAAATCAAAGCTATAAGAACAGTTATAGAATTACAGCAAGATTTTTAGTATGGATAAGCCAAAATTATGATAAAAAAATTGTTGTAAAAATGGATAATAAATTAAGGTCTAATAAATATTCTCCAAAATTATGGGAAAAATATACAGGTCTGAGCATTGATCAATTATGGGACAACTATAGCAAAAACCCAAGTCTAAAATAA
- a CDS encoding SusC/RagA family TonB-linked outer membrane protein: MKKLIHSKLTKTDNFVFLQLKNGKLQCAKTLIILALTFFYQTNALAFYQQADAITITGVIKDADGVPLPGTSVMEKNTNNGTVTDFDGKYTIKVSSQNSILLFSFLGLKSEEISVGMQTEINLQLESDPQSLDEVVMVAYGTQKKISVVGAQSTIRTAELQQPVANLGTMLAGRVAGLTGVQRSGLPGFDGADLWIRGISTFGAAGPLILIDGVERSLDNIDPRDIASFSILKDASATAVYGIRGANGVIIIVTKQGKIGKPEVSVDYNEGITMFTKVPELADGITYMNLANEALTTRGQEPKYSQEYIDRTASNFDPLLYPNVDWMGAVFNDFGRNRKASVNVTGGAEDALYYVSLGYYDEKGLFKTDGLETYDSDTKFKRFNFTTNLTVDITKTTKINLGIQGYVSEGNYPNEGVGTIFSAALEAPPVEYPILYPGGFVPGKSANGGLRNPYADVARRGYQNINKNQLYSNLRINQELSTLTEGLSWTAMFAFDNYNEQNTRRGKRENTYFVDQNFPYTDDGELLLNETYSGQNYLGYSNSNGGNRRFYLETSFNYNNSFGKHDVSGLLLFNRTDYVNAFAGNFTDAIPFRNEGLAIRGTYSYDNKYFFEVNAGYNGSENFAPTKRYGFFPSFAAGWIISNEKFFAPVKDYIDFFKIRYSDGKVGSSSGAGRFAYLSRVEDGQSGYDFGENRQYTEGIRETYYGVDVTWAEARKQDIGIEINAVNNNLRIIVDFFKERTVGSFLRRGDVPNYIGLTGDPFGNLGIVENKGVDGSLNFGQSYNEFRLDFRSTFSYNRNKIIENGQPKQLYPWQDRIGTPLLANFGLIAERLYTLEDDVNGDGFISPDDGIEYPTQFGQIMPGDIKYKDLNGDGKIDSFDNKQIGNGDVPALTYGFGLTAKYKGFDASMFFQGQTSSDRFIGGSGVHPFIGGGGTGNLYTTAVDRWTPENNDPYALNPRLSYGESGIGQNNNTQNSTWWLRDIDFLRLKTAELGYTLSSKLSDKLKFNTTRFYIRGTNLLTFSKFDLWDPELNTGNGGAYPNISVVSVGLNVMF, from the coding sequence ATGAAAAAACTAATACACTCAAAACTGACAAAAACGGATAATTTTGTCTTTTTACAATTAAAAAATGGTAAACTACAATGTGCTAAAACCCTTATCATACTAGCGTTAACTTTTTTTTACCAAACCAATGCACTTGCCTTCTATCAGCAAGCGGATGCTATCACCATAACGGGCGTCATAAAAGATGCCGATGGTGTTCCTTTACCTGGAACAAGTGTCATGGAAAAAAACACGAATAATGGAACGGTAACAGATTTTGATGGAAAATATACTATTAAAGTTTCTTCTCAAAATTCTATTTTGCTTTTTTCTTTTCTTGGGTTAAAATCTGAAGAAATTAGCGTAGGTATGCAAACCGAAATAAACCTTCAGTTAGAAAGTGACCCACAATCATTAGACGAAGTAGTTATGGTAGCTTATGGTACACAAAAAAAAATAAGCGTTGTTGGTGCACAGTCCACTATTAGAACGGCAGAATTACAACAGCCAGTGGCGAATCTTGGTACCATGCTCGCAGGGCGTGTAGCCGGACTTACTGGTGTTCAGCGTTCTGGTCTACCTGGCTTTGATGGAGCCGATTTGTGGATTAGGGGTATTTCTACTTTTGGTGCTGCGGGGCCATTGATCCTAATAGATGGTGTCGAACGCTCTTTAGACAATATAGACCCGAGAGACATTGCTTCCTTTTCAATACTGAAGGATGCATCCGCAACCGCCGTTTATGGTATTCGTGGAGCTAACGGAGTTATTATAATAGTAACAAAGCAAGGTAAAATTGGAAAGCCCGAAGTGTCCGTTGATTATAATGAAGGTATTACTATGTTTACAAAAGTTCCGGAATTGGCAGACGGAATAACCTATATGAATTTAGCTAATGAAGCATTAACCACACGTGGGCAAGAACCAAAATATTCTCAAGAATATATTGATCGCACGGCCTCTAATTTCGATCCATTATTATACCCAAATGTTGATTGGATGGGTGCTGTATTCAATGATTTTGGTCGTAACCGAAAAGCATCAGTTAATGTTACTGGAGGAGCAGAAGATGCTTTATACTATGTATCTCTAGGGTACTATGATGAAAAAGGTCTTTTTAAAACAGATGGGTTAGAAACATATGACTCTGATACTAAATTTAAGCGTTTTAATTTTACAACAAACTTAACGGTTGATATTACCAAAACCACAAAAATAAACCTAGGTATTCAGGGATATGTATCTGAAGGTAACTACCCAAATGAAGGTGTTGGAACAATATTTTCTGCAGCGTTAGAAGCTCCGCCTGTTGAATACCCTATTCTTTACCCAGGTGGTTTTGTGCCTGGCAAAAGTGCAAATGGTGGACTTAGAAATCCGTACGCAGATGTTGCACGTAGAGGGTATCAGAATATTAATAAAAACCAATTGTATTCAAATCTTAGAATTAATCAGGAATTGAGCACATTAACAGAAGGGCTTTCATGGACGGCCATGTTCGCTTTTGATAACTATAATGAACAAAATACAAGAAGAGGCAAAAGAGAAAATACTTATTTTGTAGATCAAAACTTTCCTTATACAGATGATGGTGAATTATTATTGAACGAGACCTATTCGGGTCAAAATTACTTAGGATACTCTAACAGTAACGGCGGTAACAGAAGATTTTATTTAGAAACCTCATTTAACTATAATAATAGCTTTGGCAAGCATGATGTAAGCGGTTTGTTATTATTTAACAGAACCGATTATGTCAATGCTTTTGCAGGGAATTTCACGGATGCCATACCTTTTAGAAATGAAGGTTTAGCAATAAGAGGAACGTACTCTTATGACAATAAGTACTTTTTCGAAGTCAATGCAGGATATAACGGATCGGAAAATTTTGCCCCTACGAAGCGTTACGGATTTTTCCCTTCTTTTGCTGCAGGTTGGATTATTTCAAACGAAAAATTCTTTGCACCCGTTAAGGATTATATTGACTTTTTTAAGATCAGGTATTCTGATGGTAAAGTCGGTTCTTCATCAGGAGCCGGTCGTTTCGCCTATTTAAGTAGGGTTGAAGATGGACAAAGCGGATATGATTTTGGCGAAAACAGACAATACACAGAAGGTATTCGAGAAACTTATTATGGCGTAGATGTTACATGGGCAGAAGCTCGTAAGCAAGATATTGGTATCGAAATAAATGCAGTAAATAACAACTTAAGAATAATTGTAGACTTCTTTAAAGAAAGAACCGTAGGTTCTTTTTTAAGAAGAGGCGATGTACCTAATTATATTGGTTTAACAGGAGATCCGTTTGGGAATTTGGGTATCGTTGAAAACAAGGGTGTAGATGGATCGCTTAACTTCGGTCAATCATATAATGAATTCCGATTGGATTTTAGAAGTACATTTTCTTACAACCGAAATAAGATTATTGAAAATGGTCAACCTAAACAATTATATCCTTGGCAAGATCGCATAGGCACACCATTATTAGCCAATTTCGGATTGATTGCTGAACGTTTATATACGCTGGAAGATGACGTTAATGGTGATGGTTTCATTTCTCCTGATGATGGAATTGAATACCCAACACAGTTTGGTCAAATAATGCCTGGAGATATTAAATATAAAGATTTAAATGGAGACGGGAAAATTGATTCCTTTGACAATAAGCAAATAGGAAATGGAGACGTACCCGCCCTAACCTACGGATTTGGATTAACAGCTAAATATAAAGGCTTTGATGCAAGTATGTTTTTTCAAGGTCAAACTTCATCAGATCGTTTTATTGGTGGCTCAGGTGTACATCCTTTTATAGGTGGTGGTGGCACCGGTAACTTATATACTACAGCTGTGGATAGATGGACTCCAGAAAACAATGATCCTTATGCATTAAATCCTAGATTATCTTATGGAGAGTCTGGAATCGGCCAAAACAACAACACCCAAAACAGTACTTGGTGGTTAAGGGATATTGACTTTCTACGTTTAAAAACTGCAGAATTAGGGTATACTCTTTCTAGTAAATTGTCTGATAAGTTAAAATTTAATACGACTAGATTCTATATCAGAGGCACCAACCTATTAACGTTTAGTAAATTTGACCTTTGGGATCCGGAATTAAACACCGGAAATGGCGGGGCATATCCAAATATTTCAGTGGTATCCGTAGGCTTAAACGTAATGTTTTAA
- a CDS encoding CotH kinase family protein gives MKFRLLSILITLLTLTSCDNSPEKIEPEAILNPEDRLIQIEINTKNATIVDEPKINAQINISKNEIVSYDGAIGIEIRGASSQSFPKKSYGFETRDENNDDLNVSLLEFPEEEDWILYGPYSDKSLIRNMLIYDLSRDIDMYASRTEFVELSINNTNQGVYVFMEKLKRDKNRIDINKLKEDENSGEDVTGGYILKIDKIAGTNLGDGYNDLNSFTSSFDPPNATNNQKTKFLFEYPDAEDITYEQKTYISTYISDFESALISDDFSDPISGYKAYIEISSFIDFFLLNELSNNVDGYRLSTYIHKDKNKKLKMGPIWDFNLAFGNADYCGGGETNVWAYKFNERCPNDTRLIPFWWKRLLEDADFVNQLKNRWNDLRGSIFSDAYILSRIEEYNTTLTKAGAINANFFKWNILGSYVWPNNFVGTTYNSEENYLKNWITQRLSWLDSSIEGL, from the coding sequence ATGAAATTCAGATTATTATCTATACTAATTACGCTGCTAACTTTGACAAGTTGCGACAATAGCCCAGAAAAAATAGAACCAGAAGCAATTCTAAATCCTGAGGATCGCTTAATTCAAATCGAAATAAATACGAAAAATGCTACAATTGTAGACGAGCCAAAAATCAACGCTCAGATAAATATTTCAAAAAATGAAATTGTATCATATGATGGTGCCATAGGAATCGAAATTAGAGGGGCTTCTTCACAATCTTTTCCAAAAAAATCTTACGGTTTTGAAACTCGAGATGAAAACAATGATGATCTCAATGTATCATTATTAGAATTCCCTGAAGAAGAAGATTGGATTTTATACGGACCATACAGTGATAAATCATTAATAAGAAACATGTTAATCTATGATTTATCACGAGATATTGATATGTATGCAAGCCGTACGGAATTTGTTGAATTGTCAATTAACAATACAAATCAAGGCGTATATGTATTTATGGAAAAACTAAAAAGGGATAAAAACAGAATAGATATCAATAAATTAAAAGAAGATGAAAATTCTGGTGAAGATGTAACAGGCGGTTATATTCTAAAAATAGATAAAATAGCAGGTACAAATTTAGGAGATGGCTACAACGATTTAAATTCATTTACTTCATCTTTTGATCCGCCAAATGCTACAAACAATCAAAAAACAAAATTTCTATTTGAATATCCCGATGCCGAAGATATTACATACGAGCAAAAAACCTACATATCCACCTACATTTCAGATTTTGAAAGCGCCTTAATCTCAGACGATTTTTCAGACCCTATCTCTGGCTACAAGGCGTACATTGAAATTTCTAGTTTTATAGATTTCTTTTTACTAAATGAATTATCTAATAATGTGGACGGCTACCGTTTAAGTACATACATTCATAAGGATAAAAATAAAAAATTAAAAATGGGGCCTATATGGGATTTTAACCTTGCCTTTGGTAACGCCGATTATTGTGGTGGTGGAGAAACTAATGTTTGGGCATATAAGTTTAATGAAAGATGCCCTAATGACACACGTTTAATACCTTTTTGGTGGAAAAGGTTGCTCGAAGATGCCGATTTTGTAAATCAATTAAAAAATCGGTGGAATGACTTGAGAGGAAGTATTTTCTCTGATGCTTACATTCTATCTAGAATAGAGGAATATAATACTACCTTGACAAAAGCGGGAGCTATTAATGCAAATTTTTTTAAATGGAATATTTTAGGTTCTTATGTATGGCCTAATAATTTTGTAGGTACAACTTACAATTCAGAAGAAAATTACTTAAAAAATTGGATAACCCAAAGATTATCTTGGCTCGACAGCTCTATAGAAGGTCTTTAG